A region of Nitrospirota bacterium DNA encodes the following proteins:
- a CDS encoding 4Fe-4S dicluster domain-containing protein, with protein sequence MNRREFLKNTAKAVAGVTVPLAAIEILSPARVQALKADSSVRWAFLVDTYKCVGCGLCVKACKNENEIPYEANVTRTWVERYVLTKDGKLYADSPKGARDGFTSAKIDLGMGKFQDIRKEDIKKAFFVPKLCNQCENPPCVQVCPVGATYQAPDGVVLVDRTWCIGCGYCIMGCPYGVRFFHPKYHTAEKCNFCYHRINKGLKTACVQACPFGARQIGNIKDPNDPVAKIITTERVGILKSEFGTKPQVFYIGLDEEVR encoded by the coding sequence ATGAACAGAAGAGAATTCCTGAAAAATACGGCAAAGGCAGTGGCCGGAGTCACCGTGCCGCTTGCCGCCATCGAGATCTTGAGCCCGGCACGGGTGCAGGCACTGAAGGCCGACAGTTCTGTGCGCTGGGCATTCCTTGTGGATACTTACAAATGCGTAGGTTGCGGTCTCTGCGTAAAGGCCTGCAAGAACGAGAACGAGATCCCTTATGAAGCCAATGTCACAAGGACCTGGGTCGAGCGTTATGTTCTGACCAAAGACGGAAAGTTGTATGCTGATTCGCCGAAGGGCGCGCGCGATGGCTTCACGAGTGCCAAGATCGACTTGGGAATGGGAAAATTCCAGGATATCAGGAAAGAAGATATTAAAAAAGCATTTTTCGTCCCAAAACTCTGCAACCAGTGCGAAAATCCTCCCTGCGTTCAGGTCTGCCCTGTAGGCGCTACGTATCAGGCTCCGGACGGCGTTGTCCTTGTAGACAGGACCTGGTGCATCGGCTGCGGTTACTGCATCATGGGATGTCCCTATGGCGTCCGCTTCTTTCATCCCAAGTACCATACGGCAGAAAAATGCAATTTCTGCTACCACCGGATCAATAAGGGACTAAAGACCGCATGCGTACAGGCCTGCCCGTTTGGTGCGCGGCAGATAGGGAATATCAAAGACCCCAATGATCCGGTTGCAAAGATCATAACAACAGAACGGGTAGGCATACTGAAGAGTGAATTCGGCACAAAGCCGCAGGTCTTCTATATCGGGCTGGATGAGGAGGTGCGTTAG